The window CGAGACCCGACCTCCCCACCGGCGAGACCCGACCTCCCCACCGACGAGACCCGACCTCCCCTGGGGCGCGGTGTCCCTCACCGTCAGAACGTGGTGCAGTTCCCGAGTGACCATCTTGCGGAATTCCTTCTTGTTCATCTTGTCCTCTTTCCCTTTCCTCGCGGCGTACTGGTAAAAATTCCTCACCAGGATCTCGATGGCACCTTCCAGCTCACTGCAGGCGGACGCCATGTGTGCCTGGAACATACAGTGCACACTGCGAGGGACAGAACCTGCAcactcacactgcgcacactcacactgcgcacactcactgcAGCCGGACGCCATGTGTGCCTGGAACATACAGTGCACACTGCGAGGGACAGAACCTGCAcactcacactgcgcacactcacactgcgcacactcactgcAGCCGGACGCCATGTGTGCCTGGAACATACAGTGCACACTGCGAGGGACAGAACCTGCAcactcacactgcgcacactcactgcAGCAAGACGCCATATGAGCCTGAATCATACAGGCACACTGCGAGTGACACAAACTGCATACttacactgcgcacactcactgcAGTGATAGaacctgcacacactcactgcagtgACAGAATCTGAACAAATGCACTGCACAGTGAAAGaacctgcacacactcactgctcacactcactgctGATCCAACCCCGCTGCGTTTCGCACCCCTATGCTTCCTCAGAGACCCCGTAATCTAGCAGCGCGGCGCCGGTGATTTTGCCGGTTAATGACATGCCACCATTTTTCTATATATAGGATATATTGTATTGATACGGTCTATCTGCGCTCCTCTCAAGTGTCTGTTTTATTGAACTTTGCCCCGGGGGTGATCGCGGGAGGTTACAGAGCGTCCGGAGATCAGCGCTCGGGTTAGGTGCCCGGGAGAAATTATTTTTTGTGGTCTCCGGCTTCACTCTGCTTTTATAAAGGGAATGTTCTATTTCAGAGAAATCCTGAAATCACAgcgatgcacacacacagccatgcacacacacagccatgcacacacacagccatgcacacacacaggtatctcccagccacacacacagcgatgCACATACACAGGTATCTCCCAGCCGCACACACAGCGATGCACATACACagctatgcacacacacagccatgcacacacacagcgatgtacacacacagccatgcacacacacagcgatgCACATACACAGGTATctcccagccacacacacagcgatgCACATACACAGGTATCTCCCAGCCGCACACACAGCgatgcacacacacagcgatgcacacacacagcgatgcacacacacagcgatgcgcacacacacagccatgcacacacacagccatgcacacacacagccatgcacacacacagcgatgcacacacacagccatgcacaCACAGCGATGCACATACACAGGTATCTCCCAGCCGCACACACAGCgatgcacacacacagcgatgcacacacacagcgatgcacacacacagccatgcacacacacagccatgcacacacacagccatgcacacacacagccatgcacacacacagccatgcacacacacaggtatcTCCCAGCCGCACACACAGCGATGCACATACACAGGTATCTCCCAGCCGCACACACAGCGATGCACATACACAGGTATCTCCCAGCCGCACACACAGCGATGCACATACACagctatgcacacacacagccatgcacacacacacagccatgcacacacacagccatgcacacacacaggtatctcccagccacacacacagcgatgCACATACACAGGTATctcccagccacacacacagcgatgCACATACACAGGTATCTCCCAGCCGCACACACAGCGATGCACATACAcagccatgcacacacacagccatgcacacacacagccatgcacacacacagccatgcacacacacaggtatcTCCCAGCCACACACAGCGATGCACATACACAGGTATctcccagccacacacacagcgatgCACATACACAGGTATCTCCCAGCCGCACACACAGCGATGCACACACAGCgatgcacacacacagcgatgCACATACACAGGTATCTCCCAGCCGCACACACAGCGATGCACATACACA is drawn from Ascaphus truei isolate aAscTru1 chromosome 7, aAscTru1.hap1, whole genome shotgun sequence and contains these coding sequences:
- the LOC142499136 gene encoding protein S100-A16-like, which gives rise to MASACSELEGAIEILVRNFYQYAARKGKEDKMNKKEFRKMVTRELHHVLTNTKSKEAADVLIKSLDADADGKISFDEYWTLIGEIAKTMSQQMAMQ